A segment of the Roseiconus lacunae genome:
CCGTTCATCGCCAAGGATGACCGCGAACGTCGTTTGGTGATGAACTCCATCGGGCCGCTTTGGGACGGGAACGAAGTCTGGCTAGTCACGTTTGGCGGCGCTCTGTTTGCCGCGTTTCCCAATGCTTATGCGACCGTCTTCAGCAGCTTTTACACGGCATTCTTCCTGTTGCTCACGTGTTTAATCGGGCGAGCGGTCAGCTTGGAATTCCGATCGAAGGTTCATGAGCCGGTTTGGCGTCGTTTCTGGGATTTTGGGTTTTTCCTTTCTTCATTCACCGCCGCGTTATTGCTCGGCATCGCCGGTGGCAACATCATGGCGGGCATGGAACTGGGGGCAAAGTTTCACTACGAAGGCAGCCTACTCTCTCAGGTTTACTGGTATCCGCTTCTGGTCGGTGCAATGACCACATCGCTGTTCGCGCTTCACGGTGCGATCTATCTTTATTTGAAAACCGAAGACGAACTGCAAGCTCGCGTCAAACGTGTGATCTTACCGTTATTCTTTGTTTTTTGCGGCGTCTACACCGTCGTTTCGATCGCCACTTGGTGGCATGTGCCCCACGCGACAGACAATTTGTTTTCGGCACCCATGCTTTGGATCGTTCCCGTTTTGAATTTCTTCGCGGTCTTGAATATTCCGCGAGCGATGCATCTCGGTCGGCCTGGCTACGCGTTCTTCACTTCGACAATGGTGATCGCGGCATTGGCATGTCTATTTAGCGTAGCGATCTTTCCTAACCTGATGCTATCCAACCTTGCCGACGAGTACACCATCACGATCTACAACGGACGCAGTAGCCATCAAACGCTGTGGACGATGTTGGTGATCGCAATCATCGGAATTCCCTGTGTGCTCAGCTACACCGTCGTGATCTACTGGATTTTTCGCGGCAAAGTCCAACTTGACCCCAATAGCTATTGAGGCGGACCGGGCACGTTCGTTCCGAATACTCGACTCGCAGACACCGGCGGTAATTTCCAATGTGAATTTCACGCGGTTCGCCGGTGGGCAAATAGAGCTGAATCGTTTTGTCGGTCGGTGTCGTCACTCCCTACCCTCTGGTGCGATACGAAGATTTCACCGCATAGCGCAGCGTGCAGACGTGGATCGCCTTAGGTGAACCGTAAACGACACGAGAGAAAGGCAGTCGGCAGATGACCGAATTCAGCGAATACGTACAAACAGCCGAGGCCGCAACGATCCTTGGGGTGACAGCCTGTTGATGTTCTATTGTCACCCTCCGCCCCGTGAAGCGAGCGTTTTTTCCTGCGGGTAATGCGAAGTGGATGGTGACTCTGTGAAGAAGGCAGTAAAGCCAATATCGTCAGCCATCTAGCGAGTGTCGTTCAGCTCTCCGAGCTGACAACGCAGTCCATTCACGATATTTTCAAACATCTTTGGCTCAATCGGCCAAGTATGATTACCGGTTCGGCTTCGACGGTACTCGGATTTGTTCCTACAGAAAACGCATCGCTTGGAGCGAACGATCACAACGCTGACGTACCTTGCCTGCATTAATAAGAATGGAACTTAACATGATTCAACTCCTCGCCTTGATGACGGCCGCTTGCGACCGATGGTCCCCATGTCAGTTTTTGTCGCGGACGGTAGTACCCATCTTTTTCGCGGTGACTTTCCTGACAACCTATTCGCCGTTTCTCTCGGTTTGCCGAGCCCAATCGGCACCCCGTCCGAACATCGTGCTGATGTTGTCCGATGACATGGGGTGGGCTGATCCGGGGTTTCATGGGGGTGACGCCTCGCTGACGCCAAACATGGATCGCCTAGCCGGTGAAAGTTTGCGAATGACGCAGTTCTATGCCCATTCGGTTTGTGCGCCGACTCGGGCGGCATTGATGACGGGACGCTACGCGTTTCGAAATTGGATGGATTGGCGGAGTGAAGATTTTGGCAAACCAAGTTACCTGAACAAACTTGGCATGAAACTGGCTCAAAACAAGCGGGGCGAGCCGACGCGGATGCTACATGGGTTGCCCGGCGAAGAACGGACGATTGCTGAGGTGCTTCAGGACGCGGGCTACTTCACCGCATTGGTTGGGAAATGGCACCTAGGCGAGTGGCTGCATGAACAACTGCCGCGTGGGCAAGGATTCGATCATCAGTACGGCCACTATGGATGGGGCATTGACTACAACAACTACACCATTCCGCACAACAGTCCGGCAACCTTTGCCGTCTATGATTGGCATCGCAATGGGAAACCGGTTGACGAGCAGGGCTATAGCACTGATTTGTTCGCCAACGAAGCGGTGCGGTTAATCAGCGAGCAAGACGCCGATCGTCCTTTCTTTCTCTATGTGCCTTTCAACGCGATCCATGGTCCGTTGGAAGACATTCCTCGGTACACGGACACGTTGGACAAACGCTCGGCGGCGCTAAAGTGTCTTGACGAAGCAGTCGGTCGGATCGTCAACACGATCGATCAGTATGGCTTTTCGGAGAACACGCTGGTGATCTTTGCCAATGACAACGGCGGCCTAACCGAGGAAGTCAATCGGCCGTATCGTGGGACGAAGAATACAACGTTCGAAGGTGGAGTCCGAGTTCCATGCTTGATGCGTTGGCCGAACCAGATTGCGGCTGGAGAAACGTCGACGGCGATGATGCATGTCGTCGACCTGTTGCCGACCTTCGCGTCACTTTCGGGAGGTTCGACCGAAGGGTGTGCGACGCTGGACGGGATGGATTTTTCAGACGTGCTTTTGAAGCAGACGCCCAGTCCTCGCGACGAAATTGTTTTCGAAGTATCAGGTAGCGTTCGGTTACCCACCATTCGAAGCGGTCGCTACAAATTGATGGGTGAGCAGTTGTATGATGTGATCGCTGATCCGGGAGAATCGACGGACGTCGCCAAACAGCATCCGGACCGAGTCGCGAAGCTAAAGCAACGATTGGACGAATTTAGCAAACAACGCCCGCCGCTTTCGAAGATCATCGGCGACCCACCGATCTTGATGGATCCGCCTCAGCCTTATGTGTACGGCCAATCCGAAAATGCGAACGCACCGGAGTGGTTAAAACGCCGTGTCGATGCGGTCCGCGCGACGCAACCGCAGTCCTGGCCCGCCGGAAAAACGCCCTGGCCGCAAGCTCCGACCGGGGCGACGATCATTTACGAAGGCGATGGCCGCTAAAGGCGGCTAGCGACGATAACGCTGCGCGGGAACGCTCGCAGTTTGCTGTGGCACCCAGGGCGTTCCAGAGCGGAAGACCCGTTGGTGGTACATCGCAAGGGACCGGAGGGCGTGGCCTTTGGGGCCGATGCTCCAATCATGATCCAAGTCGGACGACATTGCCCGCAATAAATAGTTCACCGCCGCAACCAACCGGCGGTCTTGTAGTTCCTCATCGGGTGTCACGGTCAGCAACCATTCTACGATGTGCCCGGTCGTCTGGATTTTGCGATCGACATCCCCATTGTCAGCCCGGCCTTCGAACCAGTTCGTGCTCATCGAACCATCACGGTTCTGAAGCGAATAGGCGTAGTCGATAAAGTCTTGGGTGTAGATCTCGGCTCGTTTCCAATGACCGTCGATTGGCTTTCCTTCAGCTCGTCGCTTTCGCAACGCGTGGGCATAGCCCATCAATCG
Coding sequences within it:
- a CDS encoding arylsulfatase B, encoding MIQLLALMTAACDRWSPCQFLSRTVVPIFFAVTFLTTYSPFLSVCRAQSAPRPNIVLMLSDDMGWADPGFHGGDASLTPNMDRLAGESLRMTQFYAHSVCAPTRAALMTGRYAFRNWMDWRSEDFGKPSYLNKLGMKLAQNKRGEPTRMLHGLPGEERTIAEVLQDAGYFTALVGKWHLGEWLHEQLPRGQGFDHQYGHYGWGIDYNNYTIPHNSPATFAVYDWHRNGKPVDEQGYSTDLFANEAVRLISEQDADRPFFLYVPFNAIHGPLEDIPRYTDTLDKRSAALKCLDEAVGRIVNTIDQYGFSENTLVIFANDNGGLTEEVNRPYRGTKNTTFEGGVRVPCLMRWPNQIAAGETSTAMMHVVDLLPTFASLSGGSTEGCATLDGMDFSDVLLKQTPSPRDEIVFEVSGSVRLPTIRSGRYKLMGEQLYDVIADPGESTDVAKQHPDRVAKLKQRLDEFSKQRPPLSKIIGDPPILMDPPQPYVYGQSENANAPEWLKRRVDAVRATQPQSWPAGKTPWPQAPTGATIIYEGDGR
- the cydB gene encoding cytochrome d ubiquinol oxidase subunit II, translating into MFSLGYFEWFNHQLLSYDTLTHIWFLLLGVLITGYAILDGFDLGVGMLHPFIAKDDRERRLVMNSIGPLWDGNEVWLVTFGGALFAAFPNAYATVFSSFYTAFFLLLTCLIGRAVSLEFRSKVHEPVWRRFWDFGFFLSSFTAALLLGIAGGNIMAGMELGAKFHYEGSLLSQVYWYPLLVGAMTTSLFALHGAIYLYLKTEDELQARVKRVILPLFFVFCGVYTVVSIATWWHVPHATDNLFSAPMLWIVPVLNFFAVLNIPRAMHLGRPGYAFFTSTMVIAALACLFSVAIFPNLMLSNLADEYTITIYNGRSSHQTLWTMLVIAIIGIPCVLSYTVVIYWIFRGKVQLDPNSY